The segment GCAGGAGCAAGAACGCAGAAAAGACAGATTCTTTATCGTAGGTTTTGAACGCGAAAAGCCTATTGATGAACGCGTCCTCTGTACTGGCCAGATAGAGTGATTCGAAAAAGTGTCTCCCGAAAACATCAAGTAACAAAGTAGCAAATAACGCCATCGCGTATGGGGGAAGGATGCGGAGCGTTCGACGACGAAAATACCTCTTGACATCGAGCGAGTTCGAATTTGTTTCGAGTTTTAACTTAGATGCGAATCGCAAATGGATAAAAAAACCGCTCAAGGCAAAAAACACCCAAACGGCTTCATGCCCATAGCGGAATGCCGCCGACGAGTAGGCGAGCACGTCTTGCCACCAGGAGTGCTTAACGTTGATCCAACTAGAATGCCCCGCCCACAGCAGCCATCTTGAATGCCCCAACAACACGTATAGTGCAAGAAATCCCCGTAGCGCATCAAGCATTGCAAGGTTTGGTTTATGACTATCCGACGCTTCTAACACAAAGCATCTTCACAGAGTCGTTCCATTTCAAAAACCATCGGGTTACAACGTCCTTCTAAAGTTTAGAGACTAAGGCAAAGTATTTCGAAGGCAACGAAACACTACACCCGAACTGTCTCGGAGGCCTTGCAATAACACCGAACATTGATAGATCACGCAAAACAGCGAACGAACTGACGGAACACAATCAACCTTCAATTACTCTTCCAAAACAACAAAAAACATCTATTTTAGATTCTTTAACTCTCTAAGTGATTTCGGCTTCTTACGAAGCTCCCGAAAAAGACAAAAAGTCGTATTTGAAACTGGTTCACGGGATGATCTCAAGAATTCAAATAACCCGCCTAAAACCCCCAATGCACGAACGAAAATTCGTCGCGGGCGGCCGGTCCAGGTCATGCAACGTATGGTGGTCCCGAAGAGGAAGGGAACGAACATCGATGCTGGAACGTTTTGCCAGATAAACAGAATCGCATTTCGCACCCCATAATAATCCATTCTAACACTGTTTCGTTTCGGGGACTCATTGTGCGTAATTGGGGCCGCTGTGCCCAGACGAACATAATACCCTTGTTCTAGCATTCTGATGCAATAGTCCGATTCCTCTCCCTGGTGTAGCAAACTGTCACGAAAGCCGCCAAGCTTTAGGAAGAGCTTTCGATCTACTGCGTAAGCGGTCCCCTTGAAAGTATTTGTTATCATCGCCTCGGTTTGGGTCGGTGAGAATTGGCGCACTTCATCAGAATACGCAGGCTCTACATAGGGTATCGCGACAGCACCAATACACTCTTCCGTAAAATCGGCAAGTGTTTCCGCGATCGTATCCCTAGCTGAAAACTCTGCGTCATCATCAATCGAAAATACGTACTCGCCGGACGCTGCGAGAGCTCCCTCATTACGACTAGAAATATACCCAACAGACCGTTCGTGTCGAATTAAACGAACTTTTGGAAAGAACTGGCGAACGCTTTCACTTGTTCCATCGCTCGAACCGTCATCAACAACGATAATCTCTGGCAGCGTTGTCTGAGAAACACAGGACTTCAAAGCGCAAAGCAGCTCATCCTTTCGGTTTCTGCTTGCGATGACAACAGTTGCTAAAGCCATCGGCAAGGTTCACTAGCAGTTCGGCGAGAATACAGCACAACCATAATATCCTTTATTCGCGACCTCGAATTGTCTTGGCCGGAATGCCGGCTACAACGGTCCACGGAGCCACGGACTTCGAAACAACCGCCCCAGCCCCAACAACTGCGCCAGTGCCGATCGTCACGCCCTTCAGTATGATTACCCCTGCACCAATCCACGCGTTATCCTCAATTGTAACAGGCTTTGAGAGCATGAGTTGCGAACCAACACCAGTGCGTTCCGCTGTACTATGGTCCGAGTCGGTTATGTAACAATGAGGACCGATCATGCACCCGCTACAAATCTCAATTTTCTGGTGAGCGTCGATCATAGTGTAACGATTGATATATGCACTGTGAATCACAATTTGTTCAGCACCCGCATCTCCGTTTGCCAAAAGCACGACACCATCATCAAGGCTAGCGCCAGCGTGCAACGTTATCGCAGAAAAATTGCGAGGAATAGATATCGATTTCATCCATACATAACCGGAAATACGAACTCCCAGCAAGCGATACCAGATGTTCCGCAGCCTCGACATGGCACCGCTAACAACACGAAGCGACATCTTAAGGACAGATGCTCGCAATAATCGCAGTGGCGTGGAAGTCATCGCAGGGTTTTGACAATTAACTGCATCGGAAAACCGACTAAAAACCGAAACCGCCGGAGACTAACGTGCCAGCGAAAGGTAGAAGAATAGATTCGAAACGCATCACGAAAGTTTCGCTCACACAACAGCATCACTGCTAACGAGCGTGCGTGTTGCGAGATGATAAACATTCGGTTCTTAGCCTTCCCCCTCCCCCCTGGATAAACACCCTGCTTTTCGTTAACAATCAATCGCATTATGCCCGTGATTGCGTGACCAGTGTTCTCAGTCAGACTGTCAGGTTGCAGTCTCCTTGTCAGCGTAAAAGGGCGGCTAACTATTGCAAACCCTTCCTTCTCTCCGAGCCGCAACAAAAAATCATGATCCTCTCCGTTCCTTACGGAAATGTCAAAGCCACCAACATCTATAAAGGCGTCACGCCTAACTGCAATCATTCCGGCTCCCGCAAACCGGCCCTCAATTGCCGCAAGCAGATAGCAATCGTAAATTTTCGGCCGCGGTGACAAGAATTCAGGCATTTCAGATTTCACCGATTCGTCGTAACAACTGCCGCAAATGCAAGAAATATTCTTACGCTGTCTAGCTACATGAGCAAACACTCCAAGCGTCCACGGAAACCAAAGATCGTCGCTGTCCAGAAAAGCCAAATACTTTCCCTTTGCTGCCATCGCACCCGTATTTCTGGCAGTGCTCGGACCTGCGTTCAACTGACGAATAACAGTGATGCTGCCACTGATCTGATCAAGGAACGCCGATGTTCCGTCTGTCGATCCATCATCGACAACTATGATTTCGTAATCAGAAAACAACTGCGAATTGACTGATTCTATCGCTTCCCGCAGCAAGCAAACGCGATTGTAGGCCGGTATCACGACGCTAAACATAGGTCCGCCGGACCAGTCGTTTCGGTCAGAGATTTCGTTTTCCATGAAATTAACGCTTCAAGCTTTTGATTTCCCTGGCTGGAACGCCAGCTACAACCGTATTAGGTGGCACGTCCTTTGTTACGACAGCACCAGCGGCTACGATTGAGTTTGAACCAATCGCAACACCTTTAAGTATCACTGAATTCGCTCCAATCCAAACGCCATCTTCAACCACGATCCGTTTAAAATTTCCAATTCCTGAAGGCGTCTCAGCCGTCCGCGGGACGTGATCAAAATCTCCTAGATAAACATGCGGCCCAATCTTCACATCATTGCCAATTACAATCTTAAACTGGCAGTCAATTATCGCGAAATAATTAATATAAAACTTGTCTCCGATTGACAGAGAGCTTGCAGGAGCAGCGTTGATCTTCACACCAGATGCAATATAAGCCCCGTGTCCGCAAGCAAAGCACGTGCAGTCACCACTAAAAAATTTCTCCTGAGACTGCAAGTCTCTAGCAATTGAGGCGCCGTTTCGAATAAGAAAACTGCGCCGCCCGTGCCGTCCGAGCTTTCTTGCCCAATTCCGAACATTCATAGTCGAATTAGCGTCACTTGCATTTCTATTTGTCGGTCGAATTCGTTGACAGCTCTTTACTTACACTAGAATTCAGTGCAAATGTTTCTTTTTTTGAGACTCAGATTGGTTATTAAATCGGTTGAGTTGGTTAAACAACACTTGCGACGTTCCAGTGTGACTGAAAGCTTGCCTTCCGACTTCATAAGTGATGCGTCCCAACTTCACTCGCGTCTCACAGTCACTCAGCCTTTTCACACATTCAAGCAACTCGACATCGCCTGATGCAGTTAATACACCACAATTTGCATCACGGCACCAACGTATCGCCGACGCGTACACCGGCCCAAACACCAATACCGGCAGCCCCGTAGCAGAATAGTCTGTAAGCTTACTTGGAAAATGGATTGCCATATTGCACCGATCTTGATCTGAGAAGGAAATCGGCAAATACAAGATATCGGCTTCACGTTGAAGAGTCTCGACAATCTCTGCTGCGGGAACCAATCCACGAAATCGTGCACGAGGAGACTGAAAACCGGATTTCTTGGCATCTTCGCTTGTAAACGGGCCGTACATTAGAATCTCCGCGTTAACTGACAACTCGTCCAATACAGCGCAAAGCGAATTAAGAGAATCGATGAATCCTTTGGAATTCAACGATCCCGCAAACGCGAAACGGAGCGTGCTCGTGGTCTTTGGCCGTGGCTCCTGGTAGGTAATAGCTGAGACCTGCTTTGAACGCCCGGGATACAGGACCACTCCACTAGCAGAATATCGCTCTCGATACTCATCTACCATGTACGGCGAAACACAGAGCCTTGAAGCCGCATCACGATAGACCTGGGAAAACCTAACTTGAAAAAATCTCTTTGCCCGTGAACTTAATTCGATCGTACTTGGAACATCATCATGTACTATGAAATGCAGCGGAACTCCCAGTTGCTCTGCCAACTGCGCTGCAGCAATCCAAGAGAACCCATGACCGACCGTCAAAATGGCATCGGGCTTGCAGTTCTGCATCGTCTTGAGCACCACGGATTTGAGTCGATACTGTGCGTACACTGCAAGGACAGATAAGTAATACGTCGTGAATCGCGTGGTCCTCAGTCTCTGCAATGGATAGGGAATGTAGGCATAACTGCCATGAACCAATCTGCGACGGTCTTCAGATTGGATTCCACACTCAATTACATGCAATCGATCCGCCGGATAATCCTCCAACAATCGATAGAGAAGCGCCGATCCGTGATAGGAGCACTCAACAGGCACATCGCCCACGTAAAGTAACTTAGGTAACGTCATCAATAGCTACTGCTTGCGGAACCTAACGATGACATGATCCTGGCCGCAGGTGTATGCGGGTAACTCGGTCCAGTTCTTCGCACGCCTAAGATAGGGAATAAAACGCAATACAGTGCGACTTAAAAATGTTTTATTACTGAATTGACAATACGCAAATCGCTGCAGCGTTTGTCGCATTCGATCCGGAAACGGAGTGTCGTAATGAGAGCAGGGTTCGTACGAAACTAAGTCGAGCCCTAATGCATCGGCCAAGTAATCTGCGTACCGACGCGTCATCATGACTAAGTGTTCAACATTCCTGAAATACCACGAGTTCGCAAGATTCCTGACCATTGGCGTTGAATCAGCATCACCGGTGCAAATTATGAGTTCTCCGTCACGCGAAAGCGAGTTTGCTGCTTCGGAAAGAAGCCCCTTAGGGTTACCGAGGTGCTCAAAAACGTCCACCAAAACAACGACCGAAAATTTTTCTGTAAAGTTGCTCATTGAAAGGCTTCCAGGTTCGACCATAGTGATTCCCTTCGCCGCAGCCTTTTCGGCAGATGCTGGATTGATTTCGATACCGTAGCATTCGAGCTTGTCGGTTACACGCGATAAAAGACGCCCCGAACTACACCCTATATCCAGTACCAATGAGCCACTTTTTGCATTTTTCAAGTGGCCGAGTACAAGACGTTCATTCGGAAACAGACCTTCAATTTCCCACTTGCTGAAATCGACTACTCTGTAATAGCGATCAAGCGAGGAAGCGTTCAGCACCTGCGACTTAAAGACGAGCCCGCATTCTTTGCAGCGCATTGCCTCATAGCTCGGCTGGCCGAATGACTCGTTTCCAACGCGAACCTTGAACGAAGAGCCAGCAGGCCCGTCTGGCTGGAAGTGCGAGCTGCTGCAGCCAGGGCAAAACTCAACTTTCGCGGTCGTCATGCTTTCATCATGGTTTACGTCCAAAGCCTCTTGAATCATTTCTTGCATTCATAACCTCGGCCGTATGAAAAGACCATCTGCAAAAAGTAGGGTTTCACTCTTCGGGTCTACCGCCTGATTGAAGAATCCCGCAAATTGCAACCCAGACTCTTCGAGTAGCCCAATCACTTCGTAGTACTTAGACTGATCTTTGTACAATGGTGCGAAAAGCAACTCGACAAGAGCAATATCAACACACGATAGCGTCTTGGTCGCTCCCGCGAGAACACTAGACTCGTATCCCTGAACGTCAATCTTTAGGGAAATGCGATTCTTGGGAGCATTAATTTCTCCCATTATTTCATCAAGCGTTCTAATTGGAATCCTGACGCTGCCAATGGGTGCGCTGTTTGGCCAGACTTCGATGTGCTTTTCAGCAATCGGAAGCAGCGAACTGCTTGGCGAAAAGCCCGAAATTTCCATTTCCATTTCGCCGCTAGTTGCCCCTAGCCCCTCTCGACGACAATCCCAAGATGAATCGGCAGCGGCAGTAGCGCGCAGTAAATCAAATATGCTTGGCTGTGGCTCGAACGATATGATCCGACCATTGAATCCATTTTCTCGAAATTCAAGTCCGGTTTGTCCCGAATTAGCTCCAACATCAAGAAGAAGCTCTATCGACATCTGTTGATGTAAATGATGTATAAAACCGGAGCCTGAATCACGATTTTTTATCCGAATCAGACGGCGCCCCTTCTTTTCTAGATATTTAGTGACGGCAGATTTAAGTAAGCGACTCATGTAGCGTGGTCCTAAAAACTTCGCATTATGCATTGCGAGAACGAAGCTTGCGTGCCGGAACACCAACAACTATCGTGCGCGCTAGAACATCATGTGTTACAACAGCGCCAGCTCCAATGACAGCACCGTCGTTGATCGTGACACCTGGCAACACAGTGACATTGGATCCAATCCACACATCGTTTCCTATTCGCACGGGTGACGAGACAATTGTCTCCGTCATTGGTTTTACTGAACGATAGTCGTGGGTAATGGACGTGATAGAACTGTGTGTTCCAATCATTACGTTGTTGCCGATTTCAACGCCACCACCTCCCCAGATATGAACGTAGGAGGCGAGGTAAACGCAATCACCCATCGAAACCTTCTCCGGGCACACGACGGTAACGGGCATCCAAAATCTGACATCGTTTCCACAAGACGCCAAGCTCCGTCGTGCATTTGATTCTTCAGCAATGCTCATCCACTCACGCAATTTCGCACACAAAAATCGACTACACTGCGTCGTCGCGCTCCATCCCCAAGCGCGTCCAAGTCTGCTGGAAATACGTCTTAAAAAACTAGCTCGCTTCGCCATGTTCCCAATTCAACCGAAAACTAAGCAATCCGAAACGATGGTCAAAGGGTCTTCCGTCGTCGAAGTGGTCAAGAACATCGAACGAAACAATATCTTCACACCAGTCTTCGATGTCGTTTCCTGACGAAAAAAGGCCGGCGGAGATTGAGTATGTGCCTGGCAGCAATTGAATTCCATCAATCCGTGCGAGAATTTTGCCAGCACGGCCGAATTGAATTGGTGCATTGTTGTCCCGCATGATGCTGCACACCGGAATCGCGCCTTGATCACTTGCAATTGACAGCCAGGCAGTCGCCTTAATGTCGGCCTTCGCGGAATAGTGCAAATGCAAGTTGATCGGCTCACCGATTGCGAATTGATTCTGCGGTTCACCACTACAATTACGCAAGGAGACACGGGAAAGCTCTGCGTTTCGGGAACCGCGAAGATGCTGCATCGGCAAGATTTTCTGATCCGATGCGGTCTGCTTGTCTGGGTTCATGTAATGGGAAATTACGTCACGAACAGGTCCGGCCAACTCTACCCTGCCGGCACGCAGCATGACGCACCTATCACAAAGCGAGGAGACTGCTCCCATATTGTGACTAACGAAAAGCACTGTCCGCCCTCCTTTTGCTACCTCTCCGATCTTGCCGAGGCACTTTTTCTGAAACTGTATGTCACCCACCGCCAAGACTTCATCGACGACCAAGATTTCAGGATCAAGGTGAGCTGCGACTGCGAACGCCAAACGCACATACATTCCTGATGAGTAGCGTTTGACTGGCGTATCAAGAAATCTCTCGACCTCTGAGAACTCGACAATTTCATCGAATTTCGTTCGTATTTCCCTCCGAGCCATTCCCAGAATTGCACCGTTGAGAAATATGTTTTCACGCCCCGTCAGCTCAGGGTGAAATCCAGTGCCAACTTCCAGCAAACTTGCAACACGCCCTCGCAGCTTCACTCGCCCGCGTGTCGGTTCAGTAATTCGACTCAATACTTTTAGAAGGGTGCTTTTGCCCGCCCCGTTACGGCCGATGACACCCACGACTTCTCCTGCGTTGACATCAAAAGAAACGTCATTCAACGCCCAAAACTCTTCGACTTCATCGCCTTGCACAATTTGCTTGCCGCGCGCCATGTCAAGCGATTTACGGCCGAAACTCTTAAAGTTGCGGCTGACCACATCACGAAGCGTGGTGTAACGCTCAGAGGATTGCGATTGATGCCCGACAAGGTACGACTTGCCAAGCTGTTCGACGGAGATGATTGGTGAGGACAAGCTGTGAAGTTTGTAGTGAAAAGGTTAAAATTTGAAAGCAAAGAACGAACAAACGGATGGATTGTACGGTCAGATGAGGTCAGCGAACGACTTCTCCATTTTCCGAAATTGGCGGATTCCGAACCACAAGAAGAACGCGGTGACAGTGAGGCTGCCAGCGAAACCGGGCCAGTAGATCGTGCTCTCGCCTAAGATACACCAACGGAATCCATCGATCACTCCGACGACGGGGTTGAGCGAGTAGAGCAGTCGCCATTTTTCGGGGATTACACTGCTGCTAAATCCGACCGGCGAAACATACAAACCGAACTGCACGATGAACGGAATGATGTAGCGAAAGTCGCGATACTTAACGTTCAGCGCTGTGATCCAAAGAGCCGGCCCCAAGCTAGCGAAGAACGCAAGCACGACAAAAACCGGCAGCAACAGAATTTGCCACCCTGGCAACCACTGATACCAGACCATCATCAGCACCAGCAACGAAAAGCTGATCAAGAAATCAATGAACGCAACGACAACTGTTGATGCCGGAACGATCAGTCGCGGGAAATACACTTTGCTGATCAAGTTTGCGTTTGCTACCAGACTGCTCGAAGCATCTGACAATGCAGTTGAGAAGAAGGTCCAAGGCAACATTCCCGCAAAAACCAGCAGCGCGTACGGCGCCGTCCCATCGCTAGGTAAACCAGCGACTTTTCCGAAGACGATTGTAAATACAATCATCGTCAGCATAGGGCGAATGAACGCCCATAGCACGCCGATAACGGTTTGCTTATAGCGAACCGAAACGTCGCGCCAAGCAAGCACTTGGAACAGTTCACGATAGCGCCAAAGGTCTGCCCAATAGTGCTTTTCGGCGAGGCCAGCTTCCAGAACGAGTTCGTACTGCGGCTGTGATTCGGGTGAGGCGGTCTGCTCTAACATGTGATGTGCTTGATGTAGCTTTCACTGCGGTTGATCGCGTCGACCTTGGTGTCATCGATATCAAAACCAATCGTGCTGTGCTTGGCAGAGGAATAAGCGAGCACCAGCGGAAGACCGACGTAGCCAAGCCCGACGACTCCGACAGTTGCGGTGCCGGCGGTTAGTTTTTCAGCGAGTGCGATTTGATTGACTTGTTTTGACACGGGGATTTGGTAGGTAACAGGTGGCGTTAATAGGCGACAGGTGGCGTCAGTAGGTAACAGGTGACAGGTGACAGGCAACAGGCAACAGGCAACAGGCAACAGGCAACAGGCAACAGGCAACAGGTAACAGGTGACAGGTGACAGGTGACAGGTAACAGGTTTTGCCTGTGACCTGTGACCTGATTGCTATGACCTATTTCTTTTTTCAAACGGGGAAGGGTTGGTCGGTTTGGGCTAGGTTGATGAATTCGAGGATCTCTTGGCCGCCGCCGGGGTAGATCAGTTCGGCGAGTTGGTGGGCGATGTCGTGGTCGATCCGGGTACGATTGCCTTTGGCAATACTGCGAAAATCAACCGCGTCTTGCAGCTTGCGTTCAAAGAGTCGGTATGGCGAGACGATCGCGGAATACTTGGCGGCTAGGGCGGCTTCGATGATGGGGAGCCGATGGCCGGTGTCGCTGTCGGTGATGTGATGTTGGCTCAAAATTGCTTCGTACAGTGAATCGGTCGGCCGCATCAGGTCGATCACCACTTTGACTTCACCGTCGACTCCGATTTCACCGGGATCACGCAAACGGATCACGATCGGGCCGCTGTCGGGCACCAGTCTTGGCCACCGCTTTAGGACGGCTGCCAGTGCGGCATCGATTTGTTCGTTGTCGATCAAGACATCGACGTCCTGCGTGGCTCGCGGTTGCGGCAGGTAGCCGACGTATCCGTACAGCCCCATCAACACCCAACGATCCACTCCCGCAGCAACGATCGTTTCAATCAATTCGTCGGGAGTGATGAACATCGATTCGGGACGATGAGTGCGGCGATAATGGCGAACGATGTCGGATGCGATTCGATAGCCTGCGGCATGTCCCATCGGTGAGCCGGGAATGGGATCATCGTGGCTGAAATCGGTTTGGCCAGGATACCTGGTCTCCATTCGCTCGCGGATGAGCTGCGATCGGATTTGTGGGGTGAGCAAGGGAGTTTAAGAGGTGACAGGCGTCAGGTGACAGGCGTCAGTAAATAAGCGACAGGTTTCAGGTTTCAGGTTTTTCGTGTTGGCTGTGACCTGTTCCCTGATTGCTCTTCTGCGGTCGTGCAGTTTTACTTCTCCCCTTTTCAGGAGAACCTGAGCGTCAGTGAGGGGAAGATGACAGCACCGGGCCCTCTCCTCGCTTAGGCTCGATTCTCCCAGAGGGAGAGTGAAGTTAACGCTTTTGAAACAACTAATCTTCACCCGCCTTGGGGAGGGTCGGAGCCGAGGTACGAGGTTTCGGGAAGGGGATTCGCGACGGACCAATACTCCCATCTTGCCAGATAACCCTCCCCGCGTCGTCGCAAGCTCCTCCGCGACCCTCCCAAAAAAGGGTGAATTGAATTCGTCAGACTTGGGTAGATACCAATGCCCAGAGGGAGAGTGAAGTTAACGCTTGTGAAACAATGACTTAAAAACTGCATGACCTCCTAGCCGTCGGGGTCATTGATGAGTTGTTGCAGTCGGTCGGCGTGGAGGGGGGGGAGCTTTTCCAGCCAGGTTTCGTCGATGAGGCCGACGCTGAGCATGTCTCGCAGGTGCATTCGATCTTTATCCCGGTACGAATTCAGCTTCATCGTCAGGAGCGCTGGGAGGCTGACGATGTCGTAGTCGTCGGCGGGCTCGATTTCGGTGACGTCGGCGGAGGGGAGGATGTATTCGGGGCGGACTTTTTCAGCGGCATAGAGCAGATGAACCGCGTCACTGGGACTGCCGTTGGGGCCATCGATGAAACAATCGACGCCCATGACTTGGTGGTAATGGAAGCCGACCGATTCGAGGGCAAGCTGGATGCGGCCAAAGTCGGCTCGGCGGACCAGGATGTCTACATCGCGGGTGTTTCGCACGGCGGCTTCATCGATCCGGGCGACCCATGCGGCGACGGCGTTGCCACCGGCAATACCGTGGGGGACTCCTGCTTCTCGAAGTGCTTTGGTGGCTCGAAGGGCTCTTTCACGAACGGCTTCCACGGCGCTGATCATCCTTTCCCAGGAAAACGGCTTGAGCTCAGTGGGCATTTATGTAGGTGATAGGAATTAGGTGACAGGAATTAGGTGACAGGTGACAGGGTTTAGGGTTTAGGGTTTAGGGTTTTCCTGCTTGCTGTGACCTAAAACCTGTTACCTGTTACCTATTCTTCTACCTATTCTTCTCTACTTCGCGGGTGAGGACTTCTAGTTGGCAGTCGTCTAGTTTGACGCTGACTCCTCGTTCCATGAAGCGGACTGCTACTAATAGCCTTGTTTCTTGCGTCCTTTGCAGGACGGTGCCTTCGTAGCCGGCGAAGACGCCGCTCTTGACTCTGACTTGTTGGCCGGGCTGGATCCGGTCTTCGATCGTTAGCGGCACGTCCATCGCGATCAGCGTGTGGATCTGTCGCAGGTCGGACACGAATTGGTGCGTGTCGTCGATCTTGGCGGCTTGCTGGACGCATCCGGTGCAGACGGCTTTGTAGCGGGCTTCTTCGCCGCCACACATGAAGACGTAGTTGCTGAATAGCGGCTGATACGTGATGCGAATTCGGCCGGCTGGTGAGCGGCGGCGATTGGCAATTTGAGGGGCGTAGTGCGGAATTTCTAACTTCCGCAAGTGACGCATCAATTGCTTCTCTTGTCGACTGCGGGTGTACACCAACCACCACTCGCATGATGCCAGTGCGTCCGTTTCCGCTCGTTCGGAATCAAGCGTGTTGCCGTCGAACAGTTGTTCGGGGTGGCAGTCCGGTTCGGGGGGCAGAATGGGAATGGGAAGTGAGAAGTGAGTAGATAACAGGTTTTAGGCGACAGGTTTTAGGAAATCAGCACGAACCG is part of the Rubripirellula reticaptiva genome and harbors:
- a CDS encoding nucleotidyltransferase family protein gives rise to the protein MPTELKPFSWERMISAVEAVRERALRATKALREAGVPHGIAGGNAVAAWVARIDEAAVRNTRDVDILVRRADFGRIQLALESVGFHYHQVMGVDCFIDGPNGSPSDAVHLLYAAEKVRPEYILPSADVTEIEPADDYDIVSLPALLTMKLNSYRDKDRMHLRDMLSVGLIDETWLEKLPPLHADRLQQLINDPDG
- the nusG gene encoding transcription termination/antitermination protein NusG, with product MYTRSRQEKQLMRHLRKLEIPHYAPQIANRRRSPAGRIRITYQPLFSNYVFMCGGEEARYKAVCTGCVQQAAKIDDTHQFVSDLRQIHTLIAMDVPLTIEDRIQPGQQVRVKSGVFAGYEGTVLQRTQETRLLVAVRFMERGVSVKLDDCQLEVLTREVEKNR